The Budorcas taxicolor isolate Tak-1 chromosome 5, Takin1.1, whole genome shotgun sequence genome includes a window with the following:
- the LOC128047771 gene encoding olfactory receptor 6C2-like produces MRNHTSLPTFILLGLTGDPPMQVLIFIFLFISYLLRVTGNLTIIILTLVDSRLKTAMYFFLKHFSFLETLFTTVCIPRFLYSLSTGDKTISYNACVSQLFFVFLFAITEFFLLAIMSYDRYVAICKPLRYATIMNGRVCGWLVVCCWMAGWLVIFPPLCLGLNIEFCDSNVIDHFLCDASPMMKISCSDTWFIEQMVVALAVLTDIGTFLCVVLSYICIIKTITKFPSAQQKMKAFSTCSSHMIVVSITYGSCIFIYVKPSTKDEVTINKCVSLLTTSIAPMLNPFIYSLRNKQVKQAFTDLTKRISLISKK; encoded by the coding sequence ATGAGAAACCATACATCATTACCTACATTCATATTGCTGGGGCTGACAGGTGATCCTCCAATGCaggttttgatttttatattcctGTTTATATCCTACTTATTGAGAGTCACTGGGAATCTAACCATCATTATACTCACGTTAGTAGACTCTCGCCTTAAAACTGCCATGTACTTTTTCCTCAAACACTTCTCCTTTTTAGAAACCTTATTCACCACGGTGTGCATTCCCAGATTCTTATACAGTTTATCAACTGGGGACAAGACTATTTCCTATAATGCTTGTGTTAGTCAactattttttgtctttctttttgcaaTAACAGAATTTTTCCTCCTGGCTATCATGTCCTATGACCGttatgtggccatctgcaaacCCTTACGTTATGCAACCATCATGAACGGAAGAGTCTGTGGATGGCTTGTTGTCTGTTGCTGGATGGCAGGTTGGCTGGTCATATTTCCACCACTCTGCCTGGGCTTAAACATAGAATTCTGTGATTCTAATGTCATTGATCATTTTCTCTGTGATGCTTCTCCTATGATGAAGATCTCTTGTTCAGACACATGGTTCATAGAACAGATGGTTGTTGCCCTTGCTGTGTTGACTGACATTGGGACATTTCTGTGTGTAGTTCTGTCATATATATGCATCATCAAGACCATCACAAAGTTCCCTTCTGCCCAGCAAAAGATGAAGGCCTTTTCTACCTGTTCTTCTCACATGATTGTGGTTTCTATCACCTATGGCAGTTGTATCTTCATCTACGTCAAACCTTCAACAAAGGATGAAGTGACAATTAATAAGTGTGTGTCATTGCTTACTACTTCAATTGCCCCCATGTTAAACCCATTTATTTATAGCTTAAGGAACAAGCAAGTGAAACAAGCTTTTACAGACTTAACCAAAAGAATTTCATTGATCtcaaagaagtaa